In Tripterygium wilfordii isolate XIE 37 chromosome 23, ASM1340144v1, whole genome shotgun sequence, one genomic interval encodes:
- the LOC119993592 gene encoding CCR4-NOT transcription complex subunit 10-like, whose product MDSRDSSSQLPASNRDGPSFGAGDDDAFISATSAIAKEAYQHFQARRYVECLELLDQLLQKKPDDPKVIHNIAIAESCRDGCSDPKKLLEALDDVKKRNKKLAQDSEDQLDFGNKVNSMPKGSGNQYGAGSSASIVCVDEFDTSVATLNMAIVWFHLHEYAKALAVLEPLFQNIEPIDETTALHVCFLLLDVLIACNDAPKSANVLLYLEKTYGVGCLSQSDNGSVGQQAANLVAKSSSVPTDVSVTDAASSDLTSGVNDTENPLSRTLSEETLEYDSMFSLDIGGQNLQRPASISPSNDFLRTPSDKSITNVEVKLKLQLYKVRFLLLTGNLKQAKREVKHAMNISRGRDSSMALFLKAQLEYARGNHRKAIKLLMASGNRTETGSMSMFHNNLGCIYYQLGKCHTSSIFFSKALSNSSSFRKEKPLKLLTFSQDKSLLITYNCGVQYLVSGKPILATHCFRKASVMFYNRPVFWLRLAECCLIAFAKGLLKVSQAGLDIKVQVIGKGKWRQLAVENGSTRNGQVDSIEENNLVLGSDEQPKLSLPLARQCLFNALHILNSSEPTYLESGLPSSISLEEDELSETSFKNSNHKKLPCANLKVSTISPNLGQIDANGDSKEQKTLTSQDSIQNSVSYHEDVQRRESQMIKQALLANLAYVELELKNPLKALSTAISLLELAECSKIYIFLGHVYAAEALCMLNKPKEAADHLLVYLSGGNSFELPFIQEDCEQLRVERTVDCEESNGVFGSDKSAPQEGTQGSLFLKPDEARGALSANFAALSAMQGEFDRARHFVMEALSLMPNNPQATLTAVYLDLMLGKSQEALAKLKECSHVRFLPSSLQLNKSS is encoded by the exons ATGGATTCGCGAGATTCATCTTCTCAATTGCCGGCGTCGAATCGAGACGGCCCCTCCTTTGGCGCCGGTGATGATGATGCCTTCATTTCCGCTACTTCTGCTATCGCCAAGGAAGCCTACCAACACTTCCAGGCTCGTCGGTATGTGGAGTGCCTTGAGCTCTTGGACCAGCTATTACAGAAGAAGCCCGACGATCCCAAG GTTATTCATAACATTGCAATTGCAGAAAGCTGTAGGGATGGTTGTTCTGATCCAAAGAAGTTGCTTGAAGCACTTGATGATGTCAAG aaaagaaacaaaaagctTGCTCAAGATTCTGAAGACCAGTTGGATTTCGGAAATAAAGTTAATTCCATGCCTAAAGGAAGTGGTAATCAATACGGTGCTGGAAGTAGTGCGAGTATTGTTTGTGTGGATGAATTTGATACTTCTGTGGCAACGCTAAACATG GCAATTGTTTGGTTCCATCTTCATGAATATGCAAAGGCATTAGCAGTTCTGGAACCTTTGTTTCAAAATATTGAGCCCATAGATGAG aCAACAGCTCTTCATGTTTGCTTTCTGTTGCTGGATGTTTTAATTGCTTGCAATGATGCACCGAAATCTGCT aaTGTTCTGCTGTATCTGGAAAAAACCTACGGGGTTGGTTGTCTGAGCCAAAGTGACAACGGAAGTGTGGGACAGCAAGCTGCAAACCTTGTCGCAAAATCATCTTCTGTTCCAACCGATGTATCTGTGACAGATGCTGCTAGTTCAGATTTGACTTCTGGTGTAAATGATACAGAGAATCCTTTATCGAGAACTTTGTCAGAGGAGACACTAGAGTATGATTCCATGTTTTCGCTTGATATTGGTGGACAGAACTTGCAAAGGCCAGCTAGCATTTCACCTTCAAATGATTTCTTAAGGACACCATCTGATAAATCTATCACAAATGTAGAAGTCAAGCTCAAATTGCAACTTTACAAGGTTAGGTTTCTGCTTCTCACTGGGAACCTTAAACAAGCAAAGCGTGAAGTTAAGCATGCTATGAACATTTCGCGTGGAAGGGATTCTTCCATGGCTCTCTTCTTGAAGGCTCAGCTTGAATATGCTCGTGGAAACCACCGTAAGGCCATCAAGCTGTTGATGGCATCAGGCAACCGCACAGAAACAGGGAGTATGAGCATGTTTCACAATAATCTTGGATGCATTTATTATCAGCTTGGGAAATGCCATACatcatcaatatttttttccaagGCTCTAAGTAATAGCTCATCATTTCGGAAAGAGAAGCCTCTGAAGCTGTTGACTTTCTCACAGGATAAATCACTCCTCATAACTTATAACTGCGGTGTGCAGTATTTGGTTTCTGGAAAACCCATACTCGCCACTCACTGTTTCCGGAAGGCAAGTGTAATGTTCTATAATCGACCTGTCTTTTGGCTCCGACTCGCTGAATGCTGTTTGATTGCCTTTGCTAAGGGATTGTTAAAGGTTAGTCAGGCTGGGCTAGACATTAAAGTTCAGGTTATTGGCAAGGGTAAGTGGAGACAGCTGGCAGTGGAAAATGGAAGTACAAGAAATGGACAGGTAGATTCTATTGAAGAGAACAATTTGGTTCTGGGAAGTGACGAGCAGCCCAAACTCTCTCTGCCACTTGCACGGCAGTGCCTTTTTAATGCTTTGCACATACTAAACTCTTCTGAGCCAACTTATTTGGAATCTGGTTTGCCTTCTAGTATCTCCTTGGAGGAAGACGAATTGAGTGAAACATCTTTCAAAAACTCTAATCACAAGAAGTTACCTTGTGCCAACTTGAAGGTCTCAACTATATCGCCAAACTTGGGTCAGATTGATGCAAATGGGGATTCAAAAGAGCAAAAGACATTAACAAGTCAGGATAGTATTCAGAATTCTGTTTCCTATCATGAAGACGTTCAAAGAAGGGAAAGTCAGATGATTAAACAAGCTCTTCTTGCTAATTTGGCTTATGTTGAGTTGGAACTAAAAAACCCTTTGAAGGCCTTGTCAACTGCGATATCTCTTCTGGAACTTGCAGAATGTTCGaagatttatatttttctaggTCATGTGTATGCAGCAGAGGCTCTCTGCATGTTGAACAAGCCAAAGGAAGCGGCTGACCATTTGTTGGTTTATTTGTCTGGAGGAAACAGCTTTGAATTGCCGTTCATCCAAGAGGACTGTGAGCAACTGAGAGTTGAGCGAACAGTAGATTGTGAAGAGTCGAATGGAGTATTTGGGTCTGACAAGAGTGCCCCTCAAGAGGGAACACAAGGTTCTCTCTTCCTCAAGCCAGACGAAGCACGTGGAGCCCTTTCTGCAAATTTTGCTGCCTTGTCTGCAATGCAAGGCGAATTTGATCGAGCCCGC
- the LOC119993782 gene encoding zinc finger BED domain-containing protein DAYSLEEPER-like has translation MATPEENNELALAEITPETQPNKRRKKKSIVWEHFTIETVSPGCRRACCKQCKQSFAYSTGSKVAGTSHLKRHIAKGTCPSLLHNKDNNQLTPYTPHSKMAGNGSTSDPPKRRYRSSSSPYLSFDSDRCRHEIARMIIMHDYPLHMVEHPGFITFVQNLQPRFGMVSFNTVQGDCVATYLREKQSLMKFIKGIPGRICLTLDMWMSTQSLGYVFVSGYFLDNDWKVQRRVLNVVMEPYPDSDTALSHAVACCLSDWSLENKLFSVTFNHPLRDSGLENLRALLCAKNPLIFSGQLLIPQCIARTLSSIAKDLLGEGREVVKKIRDSIKYVKTSESHEEKFLELKQQLQVPSESSLSLDDQKQWHTTYHMLVAASELKEVFSCLDTSDSDYREPPSMEYWKQVETICTYLKLLYDAANMLTSTSSPTAISFFHEVWKIQTELARAVTSEEPFVSSIAKVMQEKVYKYLKDCSLILAVAVVMDPRFKMRLVEFSFGKIFGEEAPTYIKSVDDGIHELFLEYVALPLPLTPAYTDEGNAENNGRGEGTLLSDHGLMDFDVYIMETTSQQMKSELDQYLEESLLPRVQEFDVLGWWKLNRLKYPTLSKMARDILTVPVSTAAPDSVFDTMDKELDQYLSSLRPETVEALVCAKDWLQNGSPEAPSALVKIEY, from the coding sequence ATGGCCACTCCCGAGGAAAACAATGAACTGGCTCTTGCGGAAATAACTCCAGAGACACAGCCTAACAAGCGAAGGAAAAAGAAGTCAATAGTGTGGGAACATTTCACCATAGAAACTGTAAGTCCTGGATGTAGAAGGGCATGCTGTAAGCAGTGCAAGCAAAGTTTTGCGTATAGCACAGGCTCAAAGGTAGCAGGTACCAGCCACCTCAAACGTCATATTGCCAAGGGAACCTGCCCTTCACTTTTACACAATAAGGATAACAATCAATTAACACCATATACCCCACATTCTAAGATGGCTGGAAATGGCAGTACCTCTGATCCACCAAAAAGACGCTATAGATCTTCTAGCTCACCCTACCTTTCTTTTGATTCAGACCGTTGCCGCCATGAAATTGCTAGGATGATTATCATGCATGACTACCCTCTTCACATGGTTGAACATCCAGGATTCATAACCTTTGTCCAGAATCTTCAGCCCCGGTTTGGGATGGTGAGCTTCAATACTGTTCAAGGGGATTGTGTTGCCACTTATCTAAGGGAAAAACAAAGCCTTATGAAGTTCATTAAGGGGATACCTGGACGCATTTGCCTTACATTGGACATGTGGATGTCAACTCAGAGCTTAGGTTATGTGTTTGTGAGTGGATACTTCCTTGATAATGATTGGAAAGTCCAAAGGCGGGTTCTCAATGTTGTGATGGAACCATATCCTGATTCTGATACTGCTCTCAGCCATGCCGTTGCTTGTTGTCTCTCAGACTGGAGTTTGGAGAACAAGTTGTTTTCGGTAACTTTTAATCATCCACTACGTGATTCTGGGCTTGAAAATCTTAGGGCGTTGCTTTGTGCCAAGAATCCGCTCATTTTTAGTGGTCAGTTATTGATTCCACAGTGCATTGCTCGCACTTTGAGCAGCATAGCAAAAGATTTGCTAGGGGAAGGACGTGAAGTTGTCAAGAAAATCCGGGACAGTATAAAGTATGTAAAGACATCAGAATCACATGAAGAGAAGTTTCTTGAGCTCAAGCAGCAGCTTCAGGTCCCCAGTGAAAGTAGCCTGTCTCTCGATGATCAAAAGCAGTGGCATACAACATATCATATGCTGGTGGCCGCTTCTGAGCTCAAGGAAGTATTTTCTTGCTTGGATACTTCCGATTCTGATTACCGAGAACCCCCATCAATGGAATACTGGAAGCAGGTTGAAACTATATGCACATActtgaagctcctctatgatgcGGCGAACATGCTTACGTCTACATCTAGTCCAACTGCTATTTCATTCTTTCACGAAGTGTGGAAGATTCAGACAGAGTTGGCTCGTGCTGTTACTAGTGAGGAACCCTTCGTAAGCAGCATTGCAAAAGTAATGCAGGAAAAGGTttataagtatttgaaagaTTGTAGCCTGATTTTGGCAGTTGCTGTAGTCATGGATCCCCGGTTTAAGATGAGACTTGTTGAGTTCAGTTTCGGCAAGATATTTGGAGAAGAAGCTCCTACGTATATCAAGAGTGTCGATGATGGAATCCATGAGCTCTTTCTAGAATATGTGGCACTCCCTCTGCCTCTTACCCCAGCCTATACAGATGAAGGAAATGCTGAAAACAATGGGAGGGGCGAGGGGACTCTGCTGTCAGATCATGGATTAATGGATTTTGATGTTTACATCATGGAAACTACTAGCCAACAGATGAAATCGGAGCTAGACCAGTATTTGGAGGAGTCTTTGTTGCCTCGGGTCCAAGAGTTTGATGTGTTAGGTTGGTGGAAACTGAATAGGCTGAAGTACCCAACTCTTTCAAAGATGGCTCGCGACATCTTAACGGTTCCAGTGTCAACTGCTGCCCCCGACTCTGTATTCGATACCATGGATAAAGAGCTGGACCAGTACTTGAGTTCCTTGCGACCAGAGACAGTGGAAGCCCTTGTATGCGCAAAGGATTGGCTTCAGAATGGATCACCGGAAGCCCCGAGTGCACTTGTGAAAATAGAATATTAG
- the LOC119993781 gene encoding zinc finger BED domain-containing protein DAYSLEEPER-like, with translation MATPEENNELALAEITPETQPNKRRKKKSIVWEHFTIETVSPGCRRACCKQCKQSFAYSTGSKVAGTSHLKRHIAKGTCPSLLHNKDNNQLTPYTPNSKMAGNGSTSDPPKRRYRSSSSPYLSFDSDRCRHEIARMIIMHDYPLHMVEHPGFITFVQNLQPRFGMVSFNTVQGDCVATYLREKQSLMKFIRGIPGRICLTLDMWMSTQSLGYVFVSGYFLDNDWKVQRRVLNVVMEPYPDSDTALSHAVACCLSDWSLENKLFSVTFNYPLSDSGLENLRALLCAKNPLIFSGQLLILQCIARTLSSIAKDLLGEGREVVKKIRDSIKYVKTSESHEEKFLELKQQLQVPSESSLSLDDQKQWHTTYHMLVAASELKEVFSCLDTSDSDYREPPSMEDWKQVETICTYLKLLYDAANMLTSTSSPTAISFFHEVWKIQTELARAVTSEEPFVSSIAKVMQEKVYKYLKDCSLILAVAVVMDPRFKMRLVEFSFGKIFGEEAPTYIKSVDDGIHELFLEYVALPLPLTPAYTDEGNAENNGRGEGTLLSDHGLMDFDVYIMETTSQQMKSELDQYLEESLLPRVQEFDVLGWWKLNRLKYPTLSKMARDILTVPVSTAAPDSVFDTIDKELDQYLSSLRPETVEALVCAKDWLQNGSPEVANALVKIEY, from the coding sequence ATGGCCACTCCCGAGGAAAACAATGAACTGGCTCTTGCGGAAATAACTCCAGAGACACAGCCTAACAAGCGAAGGAAAAAGAAGTCAATAGTGTGGGAACACTTCACCATAGAAACTGTAAGTCCTGGATGTAGAAGGGCATGCTGTAAGCAGTGCAAGCAAAGTTTTGCTTATAGCACAGGCTCAAAGGTAGCAGGTACCAGCCACCTCAAACGTCATATTGCCAAGGGAACTTGCCCTTCACTTTTACACAATAAGGATAACAATCAATTAACACCATATACCCCAAATTCTAAGATGGCTGGAAATGGCAGTACCTCTGATCCACCAAAAAGACGCTATAGATCTTCTAGTTCACCCTACCTGTCTTTTGATTCAGACCGTTGCCGCCATGAAATTGCTAGGATGATTATCATGCATGACTACCCCCTTCACATGGTTGAACATCCAGGATTCATAACTTTTGTCCAGAATCTTCAGCCCCGGTTTGGGATGGTGAGCTTCAATACTGTTCAAGGGGATTGTGTTGCCACTTATCTAAGGGAAAAACAAAGCCTTATGAAGTTCATTAGGGGGATACCTGGACGCATTTGCCTTACATTGGACATGTGGATGTCAACTCAGAGCTTAGGTTATGTGTTTGTGAGTGGATACTTCCTTGATAATGATTGGAAAGTCCAAAGGCGGGTTCTCAATGTTGTGATGGAACCATATCCTGATTCTGATACTGCTCTCAGCCATGCCGTTGCTTGTTGTCTCTCAGACTGGAGTTTGGAGAATAAGCTGTTTTCGGTAACTTTTAATTATCCACTAAGTGATTCTGGGCTTGAAAATCTTAGGGCGTTACTTTGTGCCAAGAATCCGCTCATTTTTAGTGGTCAGTTATTGATTCTGCAGTGCATTGCTCGCACTTTGAGCAGCATAGCAAAAGATTTGCTAGGGGAAGGACGTGAAGTTGTCAAGAAAATCCGGGACAGTATAAAGTATGTGAAGACATCAGAATCACATGAAGAGAAGTTTCTTGAGCTCAAGCAACAGCTTCAGGTCCCCAGTGAAAGTAGCCTGTCTCTTGATGATCAAAAGCAGTGGCATACAACATATCATATGCTGGTGGCCGCTTCTGAGCTAAAGGAAGTATTTTCCTGCTTGGATACTTCCGATTCTGATTACCGAGAACCCCCATCCATGGAAGACTGGAAGCAGGTTGAAACTATATGCACGTActtgaagctcctctatgatgcGGCGAACATGCTTACGTCTACATCTAGTCCAACTGCTATTTCATTCTTTCACGAAGTGTGGAAGATTCAGACAGAGTTGGCTCGTGCTGTTACTAGTGAGGAACCCTTCGTAAGCAGCATTGCAAAAGTAATGCAGGAAAAGGTttataagtatttgaaagaTTGTAGCCTGATTTTGGCAGTTGCTGTAGTCATGGATCCCCGGTTTAAGATGAGACTTGTTGAGTTCAGTTTCGGCAAGATATTTGGAGAAGAAGCTCCTACGTATATCAAGAGTGTCGATGATGGAATCCATGAGCTCTTTCTAGAATATGTGGCACTCCCTCTACCTCTTACCCCAGCCTATACAGATGAAGGAAATGCTGAAAACAATGGGAGGGGCGAGGGGACTCTGCTGTCAGATCATGGATTAATGGATTTTGATGTTTACATCATGGAAACTACTAGCCAACAGATGAAATCGGAACTAGACCAGTATTTGGAGGAGTCTTTGTTGCCTCGGGTCCAAGAGTTTGATGTGTTAGGTTGGTGGAAACTGAATAGGCTGAAGTACCCAACTCTTTCGAAGATGGCTCGCGACATCTTAACGGTTCCAGTGTCAACTGCTGCCCCCGACTCTGTATTCGATACCATTGATAAAGAGCTGGACCAGTACTTGAGTTCCTTGCGACCAGAGACCGTGGAAGCCCTTGTATGTGCAAAGGATTGGCTCCAGAATGGATCACCAGAAGTCGCGAATGCACTTGTGAAAATAGAATATTAG